The genomic interval TCACATTAAACAACTTTGGAAAGAAATAAAGGTATGATTATCATGTAttcatgttattttctttagagACATGTAACCTAAGTAACCTAACCCACACACACATTTCTACTTTGTGAACTTGCTTTGTTGTTTAAGGAGACACATGATTTgctctcttattttgtttttacttttaaatataaataaaataaattgtaaccccaaaactcaattaaaaaattagttttgaaagaCAAATTTTGTTACCGTCCAAGTCTTGCTATCGAGTGGGATGCATGAAAAAATATTGGTTTCCATGCATTCCCTATTCAAACCAAACACTTTGCCTAAATTTCCTTTTGGGtttatttataagttttccttatttttctatttgaatCATATTTCGTAAAAGAAtttcctattattataaaaaaaaaaatgtgccaTAGTGatgttttatttacaaaaatatgttCATCCCTTTATAAAATATTCCTATGTTGATATGTACTTATAATATTAGAGTTCATTGTACTTATAAAATTAGATTTCATTGTACGATAtggaaaattgttaaaaatattatatcaatatTATAAATTAGGAGGGAAATGGAGAtgatcatataaaatttataccGAGTAGGTATAcacatgagaaaaaaataagacaCTAAGTGGAGTGAAGGCTCATGGTTCAAGGTGTAGGTACAAAGATCAGGAGACTTTGCTGCAATGCCCTTCAACTTTGGGTCAAGCTTGGATTTTTGCAATGATGACTGGGTCGAGGTAGACTTTCGCTTCAAGATCGACCGTCTCTTGAACCTCAAAAGCTGATTTATCTTCTTTCAACCTTTTTGATGCATCCAAGTTGTGCAAAAGCAACATATTTAATGCTTCAATACTGCCTTAATCCAGGTTGAAAATGCCCCTTTGTGAATTTTGCCTATGGGACTAGGACCATAAACCAAAGCACAAGTTACATTAACTGCCCAAGCAGTCGATTAAATTCCTAATTTTAAAGACTACATAAGGGAACAAGAAATTCACCTAGAAGGGAACTTTGCCATTTCCTTGGGGAGACTAACATAGTGTTTGcttttttgattttttgctaaaaaccatttagttttagaatttaggttgtttgtttttttacttttttatgacttattataaactttttactaaatagaaaaagccaaaatatatagctttttctaaatagaaaaaataacacaatggtttttttttactttttaatacttaatagaaattaaatactacaaaaacaaacaacctaatatttaatgctattaagtattaaggttctatttagaattaagtaaaaaaacaaacaccacctaaatctCTGACTTTCAACAACCTGTTGTAAATAATCATCTTGGAATATGAGAAAGCAAGATAAAACATTCAGCCAAAAAACTGCAACACCAGCACCACAACTAGTTTGGATGTAGTGGTGGAAAGAAAAGCATCAGTCATTTGTTGACCTTGCCCTAAGATAATGCCAAGAACTTGTCTTTCTGCTTCACCGGGATCAATTGCATGAGCAGCCAATGCACTTAATGCAGCTTGACAACCCAAATAGCTTGAAACAGTATTTGTTTTCAGCAGTGGACTATAACAAGAATGCAATAAACTGCATAAGGTGCAAAATGCCACCTACCATGGGAGTTCAAGAGATCTGCATAAGGTGCAACTGCAGTGTGAAGGCTGCAAAAGGCCACATTCCATCATCCTTTCCTCGATTTGCTATTTTTGATATGTAAATGCAGATCAAAGCATCTTACAAATACAGGGGGCCATGATCAATACACAAAAGCAGCAAATAAAGGAAACAAAGGAACTCTTACCAATCAATCCAGACTTTGCAGTAGATTCTCTAACAAAAAAGCCATCACTGGACTCTTCAATAGGGAAAGAGCATTCAAGGACCAATGGACCCAGAGGATGAAGAAAGTATTCCAGCAAAGAGACTGTCACTGGATTCTTCAACAGGGAACAATGTTCAGGAAGAAAGAAACAGTTACCAAGTGATACAAACAGTGAAGAAAGCACTTCAACGACAATGCATTCAGAAGGCTCTTCAACAGGGCAGAGTGCACAACAAGAAGcagaaaaaccaaaaccaatGGACTTGGATTCTACAGAAGGCACTCCAATATACAGCAggctcttcattttcattttatgcaGTAGTTTTAGATTCTTATCCGCacatctttttcttctcttctttctttcacCAGAGTCATATGATGCCATATTAGGATTTGAATCCAGGTCCCTGCACGTTTTTCCATTGGTAGTCAAACTAAGATCATGGAATTGTGCATATTGGTATTCTTTAGAATCATAAAAAAGTATAATTTCataatggttataaaatattatgatcACTTATCTAAATACagaaccaaacaaacaaatcatCCAAATTATATCAAGAactaaatccaaaaaaaaaaaaaaattgcaaaatcaTCAACCATAATAGTTGCATTCCAGGCCTAGGTTTTCATCACTGCCGGAATCCTATATCTCTTTTCTATGCATACGTTCAACCACAAAGGAGCCTATGATTATCATCCAAGTAAGTAGGGAAACACCTGAAGAACATGCTCAACCAGGAAAGCAGAACACTAATTCTATAATAAGATGGAAATTACTCCATCATAACTAATGCCTCTGGAAGAATAGACAATCAGATCGAACAACAACAGCAGCAAAGCAAAGACGTCATACCTTAGGGCTTGAAATCAGCAAATCATAATGCCTCCAAACCTCTGAAATCAGCATCATGAATCCCACCAGATCTTAGGGCTTACTTTTGGACCTGAAACATAGACGATAAGCGAGAAATTACTTGGTAGTTAAACGACTCAACCCTATTCGGACTTTTTTAGGAGTAGAAGGCGATCTGCGGCAGTATTTGGGGGGACTGGAGGATGTTGTTTCCGTTCCCATCCTCATTGGGGGGCTTCTAGGCTAAAATCCTTccccattttcaaaattaagagTCGCCCATGGCACCTTCAAGGCAATTTCTGGAAATATAAAGTTGGCAGAAGAAGACCAGAAACGAAATCCAAACAGGAATATGTTTATCATTCAAGCTCTACTGCTCACTAACAATACAGAAAATGGAGGATTAAGCAGAATCCCTAATAATTTGATGACAAGATCCAACCTAAAATTCAATACTAGAAGAGAGGAAAGAACCCTAGAAATTGAACCTTTTAGCTGATTGTCAAAAAGATCAAGTTGATTTGAAGAAATTGGAACTCCGTGGTCTTGTCTTGTTGAAGTGGAAGTGAGAGAGGGTGGTCGCCGCAGTTGTGAATGGTGTTAGGGCTCGAGAAGACGTTGTGTTTCAAATAGAAGGACGGGTTGTatcaagaatttttattttttaaatattattaaaaatagttgttaaaaatataaatagaaaaataatgagacTTTTAATCactgattttatttttgcactgaatttatcttttcaaaGGATAAATTACTTTTTGGCTTTTAGTAAATCTAGTCTTCTAGAACGATTAAACATGAAATTGAACTTCTTCAACTGCATCTCaattgaagaaaagaaacacttaCCAGAAATGATCAAGCAGTTCTGTGGCCGAAATCTCCAGTTCAGAGTGATACCCTCAAGATGAAAAGGTCAAAAATAAAGCCAAGGCTACCAAGATAAGAAGCAGCGTGATATTTGGTAAAGCAGAACGCTGGTGTCGGGCCACAACCACAAGGCAAGCCGCGTGGACGTACTTGGTCAAAAAGGTCAAAAATAAAGTCTACTTCAAAAAAAGCCTCTACGAGACTGCAACCACCGGGCAAGCCGCGTGAACGTACTTGGCACTCACCCACCAtgcttctctccttttgctTTGCTCGTTCCAGGCACTTGTCTATATCTACAATCCTCCGTTCATtccctttaaaatttaatccaaTGGCCAGAGCTAAAAGTACTTGAATCCAATGGTCAGGAATAACCCCATCTTAATCCCAGGGCAAGAAAATATCCTGTTTAAATTCCAGGGCCAAGTTTCCTCCCTTCTAATTCAAAGGGTAGATTTCACCCCTTTTGATTAAAAGGTCATATTTAATCCCTTTTTAATTAGTCCAAggaatataaagaaatataaaatctcACTTTACTACtgcaaattaagaaaaaaaaaaaaaaaacctctacaCTATTAGCTATGAAAAAAGAGTCAAAAGGGAGGTAAACAAATAACCCAAAAAAGGATGAAAAACTTTATTATGATGGTGTTAGTATTGTTGATAAGTTCTCAATTACACCTTAACTTAAACataattaagttttgtttataaaatttttagttaaagTTGAGTTCTCAATTAGAATATTCACATGGATTTAATTATGTTCAAGTTTCACCAATGAAGAACGAACTTAATTGAGGTTAAGTTCTCATGTAAAATATTCACTTAAAATTAACTGTAATtgagttataatttatgaaggaCTTAATGAAGGTTAAGTTCTCAATCAAAATATTAACTTGAATTTAAACTATGGTTGGTTAagtttcattttataaataataattcaacTCCTATTGAGGGCATTTTAAACATAGATAATTGCAATAAAACCTATGAATAAACGTGTTATATTTGTCATTCCAAATAATAAGTTCATCCAAGTATTTAATTGTTAGTGATTCTATAAGATTAAGTCTATCACATtactataaatttatataattgttCATCCAATATATTCACAATAATAATCCACGTTGGACCTGCATTGTTGGATTGAATTAACCATGGACCTAATCCCTaaagtgtgtatatatatatattaaaaaaataataatt from Vitis riparia cultivar Riparia Gloire de Montpellier isolate 1030 unplaced genomic scaffold, EGFV_Vit.rip_1.0 scaffold640_pilon_pilon, whole genome shotgun sequence carries:
- the LOC117910176 gene encoding uncharacterized protein LOC117910176 isoform X1, whose product is MASYDSGERKKRRKRCADKNLKLLHKMKMKSLLYIGVPSVESKSIGFGFSASCCALCPVEEPSECIVVEVLSSLFVSLGNCFFLPEHCSLLKNPVTVSLLEYFLHPLGPLVLECSFPIEESSDGFFVRESTAKSGLIERMMECGLLQPSHCSCTLCRSLELPCYLGCQAALSALAAHAIDPGEAERQVLGIILGQGQQMTDAFLSTTTSKLVVVLVLQFFG
- the LOC117910176 gene encoding uncharacterized protein LOC117910176 isoform X2, whose protein sequence is MASYDSGERKKRRKRCADKNLKLLHKMKMKSLLYIGVPSVESKSIGFGFSASCCALCPVEEPSECIVVEVLSSLFVSLGNCFFLPEHCSLLKNPVTVSLLEYFLHPLGPLVLECSFPIEESSDGFFVRESTAKSGLIERMMECGLLQPSHCSCTLCRSLELPCPIGKIHKGAFSTWIKAVLKH